The region CGCCGTCTCGCGCCGCTGATGGAGCGCGACCGACGCCGCATCGAGCTGATCAATTCGCTGCTGCTGTCCATGCCCGGCACGCCCGTGATCTATTACGGCGACGAACTCGGCATGGGCGACAACATCCACCTGGGCGACCGCGACGGCGTGCGCACGCCGATGCAATGGTCGTCGGACCGCAACGGCGGTTTCTCGCGCGCCGATCCCGAGCAACTGGTGCTGCCGCCGGTGATGGGTTCGCTGTATGGCTTCGACGCCGTCAACGTGGAAGCGCAAAGCCGCGACCCGCATTCGCTGCTGAACTGGACGCGCCGCATGCTCGCCACGCGGCGCGCGAAACAGACTTTCGGACGCGGCACGATCCGTTTCCTGAAGCCGGAGAACCGCAAGATCCTCGCGTATCTGCGCGAAACGCCGGGCGAGCCGCCCATTCTGTGCGTGGCGAATCTGTCGCGTGCGCCGCAGGCGGTTGAACTCGACCTGTCCGAATTCAACGGCTCGGTACCCATCGAAATGACCGCGGATTCGGTATTCCCCGCGATCGGGCAACTGACGTATCTGCTGACCTTCCCGCCGTACGGTTTCCTGTGGTTCATGCTGTGCCCGGGCGGCCAGCGGCCGACGTGGGCGCAGGCGCATTCGGAACCGCTGCCGGAATTCGTCACCATCGTGATTCGCGAGGGACAGGCGGGTCCGACGCCGGAGAACGTCCGGCTGCTCGAATCCGAGGTGCTGCCGTCGTGGCTGAGCCGGCGCCGCTGGTTCGCGTCGAAGGACGAGAAGATGCACGCGGTGCGGCTCGCCGCATTGACGACGATTCCGAACGGCGGCTTCGCGTTCACCGAGATCGAAGCGGACGTCGGCGATCACACCGAACGCTACGTGGTGCCGATCGCGATCACGTGGGGCGGCGAGACGACCACGCCGCTCTTCATGCAACTGGCGCTCGCGCGCGTACGGCGCGGCCGCAACGTCGGGCATCTGACGGATGCGTTCGCGCTGCCGATCTTCGCGCACGGCGTGATGCGCAAGCTGCGCGAACGCGCGGTCGTGCCTACCGTGCAGAAGAGCGAGATCAAGTTCCTGCCGACCGAGCGCTTCGACGAACTCAAGGATCTCGGCGAACGGCCGGATATTCGCTGGCTCGCCGCCGAGCAGAGCAACAGCTCGCTGATCATCGCCGACGCGGCCGTGCTGAAGCTGGTGCGCCGGCTCGTCAGCGGAATTCATCCGGAAGCGGAAATCAGCCGCTATCTGACCCACCTCGGCTACGCGAACACCGCGCCGCTGTATGGCGAAGTGGTGCGCGTCGATCCGGAAGGCGTGCCGCATACGCTGTGCATTCTGCAGGGCTATATCGAGAACCAGGGCGATGCGTGGAACTGGTCGCTCGACTATCTGCGCCGCTCGGTCGACGAACTCGCGATCGCCGTGGATACCGACGCGCAATCGACGCCGGACCGCGCGAACGAAGCGATCGTGCTGGAAGGCTACGGCAGTCTGGCGGGCATCATCGGCAGACGGCTGGGCGAATTGCACGTCGCGCTCGCGTCGCCCACCGACGATCCCGCCTTCGCGCCGGAACCCACCGACGCGAAGCAGGTGAAGGCCTGGGTCGACGGCACGCAGGCGATGCTGGCCAGCGCACTGGATCTGCTTGCGCCGCGCATCGAACAGATGAGCGATCCGGAAACCCGGGCGCTCGCGCAAAGCCTGATCGACCGTCGCGCGGCACTGGTCGCCGCCGTCGACGCGCTGATTCCCGCCGACGTGGACGCGCTGCGAATCCGTATTCACGGCGACTTCCATCTGGGCCAGGTGCTGGTCGCCCAGGGCGACGCGTATCTGATCGACTTCGAAGGCGAGCCGGCCCGCTCGCTCGACGAGCGCCGGCAGAAG is a window of Paraburkholderia sp. D15 DNA encoding:
- the treS gene encoding maltose alpha-D-glucosyltransferase, which encodes MKRDDPAQTASPAQGSATGNAAKARSNRRAKPSPLPDDPLWYKDAIIYQVHIKSFFDANNDGVGDFPGLIAKLDYIAELGVNAIWLLPFYPSPRRDDGYDIADYRNVHPDYGQLSDVKRFIQEAHARGIRVITELVINHTSDQHPWFQRARRAKPGSNHRNYYVWSDTDKKYEETRIIFIDSEPSNWTHDPVAGAYFWHRFYSHQPDLNFDNPAVLKEVLQVMRFWLDMGIDGLRLDAVPYLVEREGTNNENLPETHAILKKIRATIDAEYPNRMLLAEANQWPEDVKEYFGDEDECHMAFHFPLMPRIYMSIASEDRFPITDIMRQTPDLAETNQWAIFLRNHDELTLEMVTDSERDYLWNTYASDRRARLNLGIRRRLAPLMERDRRRIELINSLLLSMPGTPVIYYGDELGMGDNIHLGDRDGVRTPMQWSSDRNGGFSRADPEQLVLPPVMGSLYGFDAVNVEAQSRDPHSLLNWTRRMLATRRAKQTFGRGTIRFLKPENRKILAYLRETPGEPPILCVANLSRAPQAVELDLSEFNGSVPIEMTADSVFPAIGQLTYLLTFPPYGFLWFMLCPGGQRPTWAQAHSEPLPEFVTIVIREGQAGPTPENVRLLESEVLPSWLSRRRWFASKDEKMHAVRLAALTTIPNGGFAFTEIEADVGDHTERYVVPIAITWGGETTTPLFMQLALARVRRGRNVGHLTDAFALPIFAHGVMRKLRERAVVPTVQKSEIKFLPTERFDELKDLGERPDIRWLAAEQSNSSLIIADAAVLKLVRRLVSGIHPEAEISRYLTHLGYANTAPLYGEVVRVDPEGVPHTLCILQGYIENQGDAWNWSLDYLRRSVDELAIAVDTDAQSTPDRANEAIVLEGYGSLAGIIGRRLGELHVALASPTDDPAFAPEPTDAKQVKAWVDGTQAMLASALDLLAPRIEQMSDPETRALAQSLIDRRAALVAAVDALIPADVDALRIRIHGDFHLGQVLVAQGDAYLIDFEGEPARSLDERRQKSSPLRDVAGLMRSLSYASAAAQSTMESAPQQTADRKRTLFERFRADATETFLREYRAAAAEAATPLVAPEAEQALLDLFLIEKAAYEIRYEAANRPTWLGLPVRGLAALASRLLGDTGAASHDPTTQAPDAATPPNPAEGDYE